The Alnus glutinosa chromosome 10, dhAlnGlut1.1, whole genome shotgun sequence DNA window gattgtgtttttaaaaacgtgGCGCTTTAAAAATGtacaaaaatttatgttttcaaatcacaggccTTGGAAaattggtatatatattttgatttttttttgaatcttgTTGTCCTTAGATCTGGAAATGGATGTGCATGTGTAGGAGTAGGAAATGGAGTTGTAGAATGAGTATTGGAGCTGAATTGTGGTATTTCTTTGGTGGTTATTTGTGTGATGGTgtactttgtaattttttgggtGGTTTGgtaaatttcttatttttgccCTCCCCCTGGAGGAAAGTAGGGGTTGAAACTTTAGTGGAGGTCCTTTATTAAGAGTTGTGCTTGAAATTGAGTGTGGATCTTATGGTTTGTAATCAAATTCAAACCATAGAAGTAACACCATCATCTTGGATATGATTTTTAAGGTAGAGTTTAATTTGAATTAAGAGATGTATTGAGTTGTAATCTCGAGAGTGAAAATGGCGGTGGATTGATGCGTTGTCCGGCTACTAAAGGCTTTCTTTTGTCTACTCAGGCTGGGCTTCAAAAGCCAGCTCCTATAGCCTGACCCTGCATCATGCCACAATGGGTTGGGAAACTCATTTCCATAGATTTACTATGAACCTTAGCTTCTGAGAAGATTCACCCCTAACTAAGCTCTTGTGGTGCTGGGGTTGTATAAAGAGTTCTGACACAGAGAAACTCataaatgcatgcatgcatacatgTGAAATTTGAATACATTATGTTGCATGCAGAACGCCTCTTCCTTTTTTGGGATTTATTTATGTTGACATTTGAACTCATATTTAGGAACTTGTGTCTTACTATCTTCTATCTCCTTTCCAGCATGCTAGTAGTCGCGACTTCTGGGACTGGATTTGTTCTTGGGAGTGGAAGTGCAATTGATTTTACTGGCCTTTGTTGGACTTGCGCTGGTACCATGATGGTTGCAGCATCTGCTAGCTCGTTAAATCAGGTTCAGTCTTAGAGATGtgtttattcttttttagttaaaatagactCTTGATCCGTAAAATTTAGACACATGTTCGAATTTCATCTCtggaatttaatttaatttaatttaatttaatttatttatttatttatttatttatttaatttttttttttttttttttttttatccctaaACAAGTTGAAAGGAGCAATGTCATCTTTGCATCCTCAGCTGTTGTAGAGATTGCAAATGTGGAACATGTAGGGTGGATGTGGCACATTGGAAAGTTGACATGGCTTGCATTTTTTGTTATGACGGATGAATGGAAATATGATATTTCGCCTTTATAAATTTTTCATGATCAGAATTGGAACAAGGACGAAATTCAAAATTGTGTCAAATTTTCAGGGAccatagcctttttttttttttcttggttccTTCTTTGCTTCTTATCATTCATTTTGCTATGAAATATTGCATAGATTAACTTTGTCCCTTAAGGTTTGAGAGCTCAAAGATATAGAAACCCTTGAAGAAAGTCACAAACATGGgacatatatattcatatatgaAGAAAGGAATGTAGtaaaatgactaaaaaaaaCAGGGCAATGTAGTAAAATGACTAAAAAGAGCTTGAATTCAAATGATTGGTGATCTGGGGAACTTTCCATGAATAAGAAGATTAAGTTATGTACTTTCTGTCACCCTCATTTCTTTTAGGGTGGAAGCACTATTTGACTTGTTTCTATgttcttaatatttttgtttcttattgAAGAAAGGAAGATACCTAGGCATTCATATCTAGGGATTTGGAGAAATCACATCTATATGAGAAGGTAATGACAATAAATGTAACAACTTGGAAGGTTGGTACGGCATATATGCAAATGGTAAATTTGATATGATTGCCTCACAATGTAGACCTGTAACCTAAAGCAATTATTCCAGCCGAATAAAACCATTCTCAAGTATTGAATCAAATTTAATAAGCCAAAAGGTAATGAAAAACCTTATAGTTCCATGAATCAAAGTTGGAGCACCTGATTAAGAAGGGAAAATTGCCCCAAAATTCCCTGAGTTTTACCCATGTGACAAATTAGGGCATGGGTTtctaatttttacaattaaagGTTTGAGTTTTGGCCTTGTAACAAATAAGTCATTTTGTCATATTTTCCATCCAACTTTTAATGGAAGACTTGCCAATTGTCATCTTcttcacatcaaaccaataaaaacgTGTCACATGTTTCCATATCCATGTCACTATACCACAGACAATTATGCCCattgttttcaaagaaaaaaaaaagataaaaaagaaaagaaaaagagagggtGTCGATGGGCGTTGGGGGGGTGGAGATCCACTCTCGCAAGCTGGGCCTAGGCGGAGCCACCCTCACCCACACCCCTTTGTGATGGTGGAGCCACCCCCGGCCTTTGCGGGATGGAGGGTGCACTTGAGGGCAGTGGATCTCCACCCTCTCTTAttcctttccttttaaattttttttgggccTAATTATTTATATGTCATGGTGGCACGGATATGAATACATGTGGCATGTTTTTATTGGTCTGACATGGAGATGACAAGTCTTCCATCAAAAGTTGGATTGAAAATATGACGGAAGGATTTATTTGTTATAAGGCTAAGAGTTTGGTTTTTTAGAGTCTTATTTGTCAAAGGGGAATTAGAGACTTTTGAGACAATTCCCAAAATAGGAAGTTATtaagaataaattttattaaaattgtaaGGTCATGTATCCATGTCTTTGTTTCGAGGGATTTGGGTTCATACTTCATAGGTAAAGCAAAATATTTTCTGGTTGTCAAAATTGAAGTGGATAGTGTAATAACCCAATATAataagaaagaaacaagaaaagagtTAGTCCATTAAGACAGTGTTAGAAGGAGGcagcttattattattttctaggGAAAAGGTGGGTTTTCCTTTTCAAGTTTTAAGTTGGTGAATCTTTCAGTGAACATATTTTTTTCCACTACATCAGTGAACATATTTTCTGATTccgttattttattttttatttttatttttttttactttggctGTGTTAATTTAAAAGGTGAGAATAACTACAGAACAGAAGggatgaaaaaaaatacaacattgAAGTATGAAAATCACTGGAATGGTGAGAATTCAAATCTAAGTAATGTGGAGAATGTACTTGTTGCTTCCTTGAGTTGGTAGGTATTGTTTAAGCGATCTTGAGTTGCTTAATCTTGTTGCCGTTTTTGATTGCTGataccatttttttcttttgacaagCTGGCTAGTTTGACTTGAAATTTCTCTCTAATGAATCATATTCTCTTAGGTATTTGAGATAAACAATGATGCCAAAATGAAGAGAACAAGGAAAAGACCACTACCTTCAGGGCGCATTACCATACCCCATGCAGTCACCTGGGCATCTTCCGTTGGTGTAGCTGGCACTGCTTTATTGGCAAGCAAGGTGACCAGATAAATTCGCTCACCCCTTTTGGTGTATTAAGTTTGATAGTTAAATTATGAATTCCTGTCTCTGAGAGACTAATGTTGCTGCTTCTATGACAAGGCTGTCGCAGGCTAATATGTTGGCAGCTGGGCTGGCAGCATCCAATCTGATTCTTTATGCATTTGTATATACTCCCTTGAAGCAGATCCACCCAGTCAATACATGGGTTGGCGCTGTTGTTGGTGCCATTCCACCACTTCTTGGGTAATACGTCCTTTATATatctttttgcttttgttttattttttttttgggcacgTTTTCTGATTGGAAGATTTTCCTTAGTGGATTTGTCTGTGCACAGTTTTCTCAATAATATAGTATGTTgataaaactctctctctctctctctctctctctctctctctctctctctctcatacacaTACTTTTTTGTAAATATACTGATTCTCATTTAAAATGGAATAGTCCCCCTTATTAAAAGGTaactcttccttttcttttgtccaATGTTACTTTATTTCATCGACTTTCAAACTGGACttaaactgaaaaagaaaagagaactcATAAGAAAATCGTGGAGGGGAGTGAAGGGTGTGATTTAGTTCAAGATATGATGTAGATTTGGTTacaatattgattaaatgattaaattcataatttcttACAAGTTTAAGCATTTGAGACAAatgataaattaatatgatatcaGAACAGATGACTTAATTTTGAACCCTGAATTTACAGTTTACCATCCATTTCAGTTTAACATTTTACGTGTTGGCCTCACTTGTTAAGAAGGAACTTGAGCCTACACGTAAACGGAGtgccaaaatattaattaaacgattaaattcatctttttttatcagcttaaactttgagataattggtgatttaataGATTTCTCGATCTTCCCTTGTAAGACTCACATCTTGATGATCGAATGGCCTGACGAAGAAGTTGGATTCCATCTGAAGTCATTGCTGGACTTTTGTTGCTGAAAGTGATGTGTCAAGTGTTCCTTCTTGAGAAGGGGAATTGTTGGCAGCATAGCTATGTGCTAAATATTAGATTAAAGTGCAGTTTCACTGTATATAATTGCTATAATGTTGAGCGTGTCTTGAGTTGAATACTTGTTTTTGGTCTGGCCATAGTTCTGTATTCACATGTTGACCTATTAATATTGCAGGATTTGTAAACTTTTCTTGTTTGTGATGATGAATTAATGAACTCTTAACTTTGTATGGGGGGTTAAGTAATTAAGTGCTTACAAATTATGTATTCACTCAAAGTTGGTCATCATAATGGTAAGGAATTATGTCAAACTTTTGATTTTAGATATCTATATATAGAGATATTAAATTGCATTCTCttttaaataattgaaagaGGTCGATTTGATTGAAACTAAATGTTATCTTAGGTTGATCATACTTAAACTGGCTGCATACTTACAGGGTTTTGATGCAGTAGTGATTATCGATGCATGCAGGCTTATGTGTTTCCGCATTGGGTTTTCAGGTGGGCTGCAGCTTCTGGCCAGGTTTCACTCAATGGGTTGATTCTTCCAGCTGCACTCTATTTCTGGCAGATACCGCATTTCATGGCTCTTGCTTACATGTGCCGCAATGATTATGCTGCTGGAGGGTATGTGCATGTGCTGTCACTGTAACTATTAATGTGTGAAATTAACTGGTGACTCCCCAGTTCCTCACCAGTTTTCTAGTAAAATCCAAACTCAGACACTGGTTTTGGGTAACTAGATCAAGGGTAATGCTTGGGTGAAGCAAATTTCCGgaattcatccggaaattttACTTCTCCGTAGCACTGCTCCTAGATCAATCTAGGGAAATTGTTCTGGGATGTAAGATTACCTGTTCGTCGTTTGGCTGAATTGGGCTGGGTTGGTACATATCTGAAGATTTGGCCTGTTGACATTATCACAAGAGTCATGTGCTTATtggtataatttattttgaatacagttttttaatatactaattttgtattaagttacttatcaaaaaattttgtattaagtTTGGGTTTGGGAGGTGTCTTTCTAGTTGATTGTCTATATATCGTATAAGGTAAGTGGGACCCCGTGCATGCACCTTGGGGTCTTCAATGCATTTCACCTGGCCTTTTCTATTGTACTCATTATTCATCATTTGATGCATATTCAGGTTTAGGATGTTCTCCCTTGCTGATGCTTCTGGTCGGAGAACTGCCTTGGTGGCTTTAAGGAACTCCCTATATTTGATCCCTTTGGGGTACTTAGCCTATGATTGTGAGTTCCATTCTCCAAAagccttccttttcttttttttttgttaactggGAATTCTTGCTAAGATAGTGTGCCACTGCCTTTCAATGGTATTAAAGACTGATTTCCTTTGGGAAAAAGATTACTTTTGTTTCTCTCTAGTTCTCTCATGCCAGAGATTATGGGTTGTTAAGTTTTCAAAATCTGTGCCCTTAtctttctttccaagtttcaattTGAAAGTTGCGAGACTCAGCTTGTTTTGTTGGTTTtcctcatttatttttatttgccttttcataattttctctAGGTGTGACGATTGTTTTTATAACATCCTCGGTATCTTTTTGCAGTATTTGTGTCGTGGTTTTCTTACAAGTAGCCTGGTTGTTGGATACATCATCCAGTGACCTCTTCTTCTCTCCCAAACTCTGAGCCCCAATGACCTTATGAAATCTATATCAACCATCAGAGTTTGTAAACTTAAATAAAAGGATGTGGAAACAAATTGTCACCGTCATTAACAGCATGAATGCTTGTATGTTATGTAGTTTCCTTCCGTTGACCAATTTTTGTATCATTGATATTTCACGCTGCAAGCATTTTTTCGTCTTTTAATACTAAGTGGTTTGCAGACTTCGTCTCATTTCTCATTTACCTTACTGAATTGTCTGCAGGGGGTGTGACTTCTGGGTGGTTTTGTCTTGAATCATCAGTCCTTACTCTTGCAATAAGTTATGCGGCATTTTCATTCTATAGAGACCGAACTTCACAAAAAGCTAGGAGGATGTTTCATGCTAGTCTTCTGTATCTTCCTGTATTCATGTCGGGGCTTCTTCTTCACCGTCTTCCAGATAACCAACAGTGTGTCCAAGAAGACAATGCAGAGAGGATTGCTGAGCTCTCATCTTCCTTGGGAACTCTAGCAGAAGAGAGTGAAATCCGCGACGACCAGAAGGACACGGTGATGCGTTCCACAGCCGGCAAAAAAGCCCGCCCGCCCGTTGCATATGCCTCCGTTGCACCATTTCCTTTTCTGCCTGCTCCATTGTACACAGCTCCTTGATTTATTGTGCATCTAGATTTTTGTATTACATTACATAATAAGAAGGTAGAAAGAGGTTACCCTGTAAAATTTTGTCAATTATTTTTGGGTAAACCCTCCAAAATTCCGActggttttgttttattttatattggttttggtGTTTGTACTCTTCAGCATTGAAATTTGAGCAAGTATTTTTACTTGGAATAAAATGTGAATGAAGCATTGTTCTTGATTTGGTTAGAACAATGTTGAAGCTTTCATCTTTTTCGTTTGAAAGTTCAAACATTGATTGAGAATAGTAAtgatatttgaaagaaaaaatagctaATACTAAGAATGCTACAGAAAGAGGGCAAAGGGTAAAGCAGAAAAGAGGGAGAATGAACAGTGTTTATTTTTGGGTCGTTCAATCCTAGTTTgatgtaattttccttttcacttatttaataatatattatttattataatatacaataaataaaaatattatatctaATGTTGACTCTCTTTGATACGTGTtataaatttatgaaatttatattatttcatgATATTATCTCTTTGATACATGTTATAATTGCCATTTAGATTtactaagtaaataaataaccaTAACATGTATCAAAGAGAACAAACTACTGCCTTCagttttttctccaaaaataaaaaaactaaaattctaTGAAATGGAAATATCAAAAATAGGGAGCTAACAGGATGTAAAATAAAGAACATCTTCTTGGAGATAACTTTAGAAACGACGATCATCTATACAGACAGAATCTTACGTACATCTTCTACAAAAACAGTGTTCCAACaagcaaaatattaattaagcatTGCTTTATCCAACACCCACACTACAAAATTACTGCTGAAGAAGGAAAATAAAGTTTATTTCCAAGAACCTCCAAAGCTCTATTCTAATTTTAATAGATGacttcataaaataaataaataaaccctcAAGAAGGGAAATCATCCTTAAGTCATGCTCTCAATTGTTCAGTGGGATACTTGTGTGAGAAAATCATCCCCCAAGTGATAACATCATTACACTTTCCAATTTCCAAGCCAATTTCCAAGCCAAGCTTCTCTGTTGGGTGGCATTAATCAGCCACACCGTTCAATCAATGTGAAAGTTTTATGCTCCAAATCTAGATCTTGATGTGGAAGTAATCGGGGTCAAAGTGATGTAAACGTACACAACCATCTTCGCCTCCGCTTGAGAAACTACGAgttgaaaaatatcaaataggTAAGagctaaaaaatttaaattgtaaTTCAAGACATCATGTCatttaaacaattcaaatttCCACCAAATTGTAGGACAATTTTGGTCAATCAGATTACAAAAGCATTTAAAGTGAAGGCTAATATAACTACTACACTAATAGGAGACATAGAATTAATGTGCCTTGATTTAAACTGAACAATTGAACACGACTGATTTCAACAAATGATTACAGAAAAGCAGCAAAAATAGGAAATGAGCATAAGCCAATTATAGATTGATGCATGCCATTCCATTTCCATGGGAAACTTAAGAATATTGGGTTAACTCCTATTCCTTCACTAGAAATCCTAAAAGACCATCACACAATACTCTCTCTACCTTTAAAGATGCCAATACTACCAAGAAAACAGTTAGTACTACTTCAAAAAAGCCTCCACCAGCCTAAGTTACACCCCCCAATTTAAGACAGACACATATTTATGCAAATAACCTAAAGACTCATAGACCTGATACATATACCAGAacacatatataaacataacctATCACTATTATCATAAGTTTCCACCCAAATATCCCTGCGTTTTATACATATTAAGGTAAAGTGCAATTGTGCTCCTTCAACATTAGATAATGTTTCAATTTGGCCAAATCTTCCAATTGCGCCAATGTTACCCTCCAAATTTAAGCATTTTTCAATTACATCGTTCCGTCTACATCCATTTAAACTCATCTCACTCAAGTAGACACATGCCAGTTATATAAATTAATGTTACGTTGTAAGGAGATGTATGCTTTTGTAGCATGTAATCCTTCTTAGTGTTTATAGAGCTCAGAGCTTATGTTTGTGGCAGATTTTGACGAGTTAatattttaggtatttttaattgattatttatgaaaaaatataCTCTGGTTTTCGATAATATATGGTTTAGAGTATGGGGCAAGACAAGGAGCCTTTAGTCAACACTAatttagaaaacctaatttgctagaatatatatatatatatatatatatatacacacacacacctttTTCCGTCAGGGTTGAATGCCAGAGCATTTATCGGTCCAAAATGCCCTTTCACACCTCcaatttcttcttgaagaatcTACACATAGGGAAATGAGAGTACATCATATACTGAAGAGACTAAACAGCCACGGACTGTTATATTATTAGAGaacttaaatgaaaatatgattcTAATTATACCTTCTCAAAGAATTTAGCCTCAAATTTTCCAGCACGATGATCAGTGGTCTTGACATTAGATGCATCTTGACCACCTCCAAGCACCACCTAAGAAAGTATAAAGCATTGAAATGGATTAGACGATGTAAAATGATGTAAATGCATAAAGAAGAAATATAAACCAATCAAACAGAAACATTTTTTAACACTCATAGTAATGTGCCTCCCCAccccacaaaaaaataaaaaaaaaaagcgcaaAAGTACACCTTGTGTATGTGAGTTTGTTTAACCTTGATAACAACCTAGACTAGGTTGATGATTCTTCAATCCCTACACATCAAATGACAAAGAGCCTTCACCTCAGAGTACCACAAAATCATATCCATCTGTATAGTTAAAGGTTTTTAACTCAAAAGTCAATAAACTCAGAACCTCAAAAGAGAGAACCTTTAGAGCTATCTTAAAGAACCACGAAACTACTTCAATCCTCAAAGTAACATGATTTAACCTAAGTTGAGAgttcaaaattcctaaaattaaatttatgtttGTAACCAATAACATAAATAGCACTAAATTCCCTATTGAAATACAAACTAATGAAAGGTCCAACCATAATCCAAACCCTTGAACACAACTTGAACACTCAAGCCTGAACAATTTGGGCATATAAATTTTGAATGAAAGTTGTCACGGTTGCTTGG harbors:
- the LOC133880270 gene encoding protoheme IX farnesyltransferase, mitochondrial-like yields the protein MWRRSSLSLSSKLLHSNPCNPLVSTSYGVVRTPIPIPHLYSASSESFNLGFPKPDGTVDLSSVAVGSVARVRQVADLARHYSRCYWELSKARLSMLVVATSGTGFVLGSGSAIDFTGLCWTCAGTMMVAASASSLNQVFEINNDAKMKRTRKRPLPSGRITIPHAVTWASSVGVAGTALLASKANMLAAGLAASNLILYAFVYTPLKQIHPVNTWVGAVVGAIPPLLGWAAASGQVSLNGLILPAALYFWQIPHFMALAYMCRNDYAAGGFRMFSLADASGRRTALVALRNSLYLIPLGYLAYDWGVTSGWFCLESSVLTLAISYAAFSFYRDRTSQKARRMFHASLLYLPVFMSGLLLHRLPDNQQCVQEDNAERIAELSSSLGTLAEESEIRDDQKDTVMRSTAGKKARPPVAYASVAPFPFLPAPLYTAP